The window CGGTCGAGAGTATCGAAGCACACGGTAGCTGGGGGGACGGCAATCCGGCCTTCGAGACGTTCTTTCACGACGTGAGCGGCGACGTACTCGCACTCGCGCCCGTCGTCGAGCACAGCAGCGGTCCCGTCGACGGAATCGTAGCCGAGCTGGTGGCACAGCTCGAAGACGAGTTCGGCGAGGAAGAGCTGAAGCGGGCTGCGACAAACGTCCAGCTGTACGATTAGTCCTGCCGCGCGGGCATCTCAAAGGCCTCGCTGTCACTCACCCGCTCGTCGCGGAACGAGAGCCTGATCGTGCCGTGTTCGTCGGCACTGATCTCCTCGGGTAGCTCCGCGTGGGCGTCAGTCTCGGAGCGTGCCGACTGGGAGTTCGAGGCCATTGCTGATCGACGGTACGACGCACGTGCCCAAAAATGTACTCGTCCATCTCTCCGCGGGTGTCCGGTTTCGACGTTTGCTAGAGGTCGCTGTTCTCGAACCGCTGCAGCCCGACCAGCAGCGGCACGACCGTCCAGCCCAGCAGGACGAGGACGCCGAACCACGGCTGGTAGTAGACGGCGTCGGGGGTGGGAACCGGCGTCACGAGGCCGTTGACCGCCGTCTGGTAGGCGGTCGTCGGGTTCAGCTGTCTGAAGGCCGTGACCCACTCCGGCCCCGGTCCGGTGGGCATCGCGAAGCCGTTGGCGACGAACCGGACCAGCGTCGGGATCTGTCCCCACAGCATCGCCAGCAGCAGGAAGGTCCCGAAGACGGCGACGACGGCGCGGTTGGTCGTCCGGACGCTGGCGGAGATGCCCACGGCGAGGGCGGCCATCGCGACGCCCAGCAGCACCGCGAACAGCCAGCCGACGGCCAGCGAGCCGAGGTCGGGGACGCCGATCTCGACGAGGTAGACGACGGTCGAGGCCAGGAAGCCGACGGTGGTCAGCGCGGCGACGACGGCCGCCCGGCCGACGACGGTCCCGAGGAGGACCTCTCGCCGCGTGTGGGGAAAGGAGAGGACGACGCGGAGCCCGCCGTTCTCCCGTGGCTCGGCGATGGACTTGTACCCCACCAGCAGGGCGACCAGCGGCAGGAAGAGGGCGACGGTGCTCACGTGGTAGGTCGCCAGCGGGCGGTCGGGCCCGGCTGCGACGTACGTCAGCAGGCCGAACACGAGGACGAAGACGGCCAGGTGCGCGAACAGCGAGCGCGACCGGTAGGGGTCCAGCGCGTCCCGTC of the Halomicrobium salinisoli genome contains:
- a CDS encoding ABC transporter permease subunit — its product is MSWRIVARRDALDPYRSRSLFAHLAVFVLVFGLLTYVAAGPDRPLATYHVSTVALFLPLVALLVGYKSIAEPRENGGLRVVLSFPHTRREVLLGTVVGRAAVVAALTTVGFLASTVVYLVEIGVPDLGSLAVGWLFAVLLGVAMAALAVGISASVRTTNRAVVAVFGTFLLLAMLWGQIPTLVRFVANGFAMPTGPGPEWVTAFRQLNPTTAYQTAVNGLVTPVPTPDAVYYQPWFGVLVLLGWTVVPLLVGLQRFENSDL